The Nicotiana tomentosiformis chromosome 2, ASM39032v3, whole genome shotgun sequence genome includes the window agctcTAGTCTAGATTTATTAAATATCTTAAGTATAATGTTGATTGTTTTGTatggtcgcatgcggatatgacaggtatcccaacgGAAGTGgccgtacacaagttaagcttggatctcagcatccctccggtaagacaaaagaaatgccaTATTACGGAGGCCAGGAAttaattcgtcaaagaagaggtaactctcctacttgatatcggttcaatccgaaAGTTAAAGTATCCAGACTGGCTaactaatgtagtagtagttcctaagaagaataataaattttgtatgtgcgtagactataaggacttgaataatgcgtgcccaaaggactcgttcccactgccaaacatcaatcaaatgattgatgcaacagtcgggcacgagttaatgagtttcatCGATTCTTATTTCGGGTACatccaaattaagatgaacccggacgatcaggaaaaaacttcgttcataataaattttggcacatattgttataatgtgatacccttcgggctaaagaatgccggagccatggaagtttatatagacgatatgtttGTTAATCTTTGAATGCATGTGAACACCTTAAGCATTtacaagaaacttttgacatcctaaggaagcataaaaTGAAGCTTAACCCAGAGAAGTGCACGTTCGGGATCAGCTCCGACAAGTTCATAGGATTTTTGGTATCACAAAGggggattgaggtaaaccccgataagatcaaagccatcgaagacatcccggacCAGCTATCAAGCATGAAAGAAGTTCAAAGGCTCACATGGAGATTGGCTGCTTTGAGCATGTTCATTTCCAGGTCATCATAGAAATGCCACCGTTTCTTCGTGCTACTCAAACATAAAATCAACTTCGAATGGACCCTGGAATGCCACATGctttgagagatttgaaaaggtactttTCAAGCCCTCTGTTACTATCAAAGTCGATGGAATATGAAACACTGTTAATCTACCTAGCAGTCttagaggtagcggtaagtgccattttagtccgtgaggacaaaggtacacaatctctcatttattatgttagtagaattttaacgggagtagaaactcgctacccgcaCTTGGAGAAGTTggtcttagctctcgtagtcatcgctcggaagctgaggccttaCATCCAATGTCACCCAATGGCTGTGGTGACCACCTTTCCCCTAcggaatatccttcacaaacccgaactctcgggtaGATTAGCCAAGTGGGCCGTCGGAATGAGTAAATTCGACATAGAGTACAAATCTAGGATTGCGATTAATCCACAAGttttggctgactttgtggcAGATTTCAGTCCAGGATTGTTTCCTCTAGCAACCAAAGAAGCAATGAtagtgtcagaatcgacatcgagagtttggaccttatttacggatggagcttcaaACGTAAATGATCCTGAGCTTGGCATAATATTAACCATGCCtccgggagaaaccctaaggtaGGCCATAAGAATGGTCCCTTTGACTAATAACGAAGCAGAGTATGAAACTTTGATTACAGGACTCAAATTGGCCCGGGGTCTAGATTACGAGGTCATAGAAGTCAAATGCGACTCCCatctggtggtaaatcaagtctatgggatcttcgaaaccaaataggagcgcatgcaacaatacgtggcgAAGGTTCAGGCTCTACTTGCTcgattccgggagtggtcaattacgcATATCTTAAGGGAAGAAAATTCATAAGCGGATGCACTAGCTAACCTCGGTTCATCAATGGAAATGAAGGGATCGGATTCAGGGACGGTAGTGCAGCTCATGCACTCGATTCTGGACGTAGATAGCTACTATGAGGTGAATACAACTAATTTGAtatgggactggaggaatgagatcattgaTTATCTCGAACACGAAAAGTTGCCCGAAGACTCCAAGGCATCCCGAGCGTTGTACGCCAAAGCAACGTGATATAGCTTCAAAGGAGGCCAACTGTACAGGAAATCATTTCAAGGCCTGCTGGCCCTATTCTTGGGAGCCTCCaaagctaattatgttatgcgagaagtccacgaagggatatgtggAAATCATTTGGCGCAGACTCCTTAGTACTAAAACTGATAAGGGTAGGATACTATTGGCCccgaatggaacaagacgccaaagctttCGTGCAAAAATGTGGTAAGTgtcaacgctacgcaccactggtacatcaaccagcagaacCATTACACTCAGTTCtatctccatggccattcatgaagtggggaatgaatATCATCGGACCAGTGCCGCCGGCCTctggtaaggtaagatttcttttaattttaactgactatttttctaagtggattgaagcaggtccttatcagaagatcggcgaaTGCGGGGTGGTGGATTTCTtatgggagaacataatttgtaGATTTGGAATTCCAAAAGAGATAGCCTACGATAATGGGCCATAGTTTATAGGCGCAAATATCataaagttccttgaagacttgaaaatcaaaagaatcacgTCTTTGTTCAATCATCCGAGCACAAATGGTCAAGCAGAATCAaagaacaaagtgattatacaaaatctcaagaagaggtTGGAAGCGGCCAAAGGTAAATGGCCTGAGGAACTGCCTGGAGTGCtatgggcgtaccgaacaacggccaaatcaagcacaagagaaactcctttttcccttgtgtacgaaGAAGAAGCCTTAATCACAGTGGAAGTAAGGGAGCCCACCTTGAGATATTTTCAAGCAAATTAAGAGACAAATAATGaagcaatgttaatcaacttggagctactcacctccgttatttcaaagtgggagacttagTTCTAAGGAAAGTAAGTCAAAACACCCGAGAACTCAACGACGGGAAACTAAGCCCAacctgggaaggcccctaccgggttttgGCTGTCACCGGGAAAGGTTCGTACGAGTTGGAGAATCAGGATGGAGAAAAGTttccaagcaactggaatgtggcacacatcaagagatattattgctgatgaacatcacatgtactgaaagtatgtgctgcactctttttcccttcgtctagtttttgtcccaattgtgTTTTTCTGGCAAGATTTTAACGAGGCATCAACAAAAAGCGTACTGCAAAGAAGGTAAcaacagcaataagacctttaatagtaAGGCACACAAGTGAAGAACCACTCATgagcggttagataatctttggctcgatagaaAAATTCCCACCAGGATATTAAGTTTGCTATCCagcaaaggttacccgaccgttcactaGTGCAGAACACTAaaggattgttagatagtctttgtatcgatagcataaattccaaAGGGGAAGTGAATTTTGTTACTgaactgaagattatctagcaattcattagtggaatccTCGAAGGTTCAAAacttctagtgttccaattcgctTTCCTTGCATTTGaacacgggggggggggggatgatatgaggatactgcaacaatgactgccacgtcgaCCGGAATACGAAAATCGATAACATAGTTATATCATCAGGACCAGGGATTGCGTAGCCAACCCTGTAGAAACAAGTtgacaagttagccacaagaaatggcagTTTCGTTTTAGCAtaatgaatgcttatgtactttttgaaaatagaaggaataaagtaaagtccttttatttctatcttgtttcttgtctgaacgataaattgattttatcatttgaaagttaaacaagtacttcaaatgttagtaccgtaatgaataggagacgtcctcttcaagagcaccgtaaacataagagggccctctcttataaaaaccctcacgataaagggttgatttcaGATTAACTtgtgcccgaaatccaaatgcaTTTGGTGAAAAAATGCACCCAAGGCCTTACATAATCAGACGCAAACAATAAAACTTGAGCAAAACACTTAAGCAAAATATGAAAGGTCAACTCAGGATATTTATTCAACAAAAGACAGGATACATGACAAAGGAAATGAAGACCGTTGcggcattgtgcatggcattCTTCAACAAGCACACTCCCGAGAGAGCATGTAtactttttctgaagccaaaggcttccgatagttagcaagttccaccggtCAGGATAGCAAATTGCATTCGGTGGAGACCGATAGAGTAACACTCCTCCTCCTTTGCGGATCTTCTGAAGGGGAAGCATAATTTTGCCCtaaattcccatgaactagggactgggAGAGAGGAACATCCTCTTCTCGGATAGATGCGGCCGGTGgcgatgatgtagcagttgctggtggaagaattggtgaagaaggagataaAGCTGATGGTGTTGAAGGGTGAGAAACACCTGCgacaaatgcagtgctggttgttggtttCTCGTCAACTGAAGATGGtagggacccggtactcagctcCACAATATCGGGCGCAGTGACTGGGATCCGAaaacgggagttggcattttccaccatttcATACTCCCCCATAGTGtcgaggcatcgtcctcggttggtgtaactaactcatCATATTGAGCAGTCTATTGAGTTGAGGAAagtcgtcgtcttctatgtagagaagctccctccTCGCTAGCTTCTCCATTATCGTCAATCATCATGGTATCTACGGCCGGCCCGGGCAGAGGGCTCATCACCACGACTTACGAAGATGACTCGGGGGCAGCATTcttcgccctcttattctttcccTTAGCCGTGGAGGAacgccttctttttggttgcaTGTTCTTCGGCCGGGGAatccgagaagaagcacttgtACCAAAAGCAGGCCCGGAGACGCCTGTCTATGAAAAAGCTTTCTGCAGCAACCTCGTCGCATCAGCAGGTTCAGCCAAAATGTCCTCTTCAGGGAGGACAACCGAGCCCTAGGGTAGACCTATATTCAGCAATAGAGAATAATCAAACAACTTTCTCATAAGAAAGGATAAGGACAAGATGAGTTCAACTTACCTTGATTTTTGTCCTCCCACCCATATTTCATAGACAGTTCTTTCCACGTGCGGGTTTCAGGCGTAGTGGCATCCAAAGTTTTCGGAACCCATTAGTCCAAGCTGTCAACCCTAGGGGGAACCCACCGAGTCGCTGAGACAGGTAAAGGGAGAAAAGTTAATAATGATAAGGAATGGTCTTTAACAAGAATAGAAGAAAACTGTATACTTATGAGTGCGATTCCATAATTCCGGGAAGGAAGGAGCCGATGATAGGATGATGTCATTGGTGGAAATTGAAACAAattgttccatccacccacgatcgttatcatcatccatgctggatagCAATGCATGGTGGCTCCACTTGCTGAAGTTAATCATCCCTCCACAGAAGATCTtggggggaataaaggttcatcacgTGAGCTAGGGATAGTTCCTCCCCCATTTCTTGGCACAGGTACCGAAGGCAAGCAATCGTCCTCTACACGGAGGGACTCACTTGTGCCAAACATACTTAGTAGTGGAGGCAAAACTCCACAATAatggagtcaagctctccactcagagCAAATgtccccaaagtgaagggatacgtatagAAGTACGTaaaaacccttcttgggtaaggttacccGCTGCGCCAGATCAGGAGCAATAATGTTTATATCCTGGAAATgacaatcttccttcacagcaggaatgctggaaggatggatggaagaaggatatctgCGAACGACCCATGTACGAGGACTAACAGaagaaaatttctcttcaaagtctttagttgtgacaagacttctagggatgatggtgcGCACTGTAGGAGGAGTGCCTTCATCGGCTTTGTTTTTGCTTTTTGAGGAACTGATATTTTTTGAAGAAGAATCCATTATATGTTATAGAAGAAGGAAAATCTTTTCTCGTATGAGGAGAGTTAAAGAAATGTTGAAGAATAGAGTACAAATTGAATGAAGAGAATTTGAGAGAGTTTGGACAATTATGGGGTGTGAATGAAGGAGATTGATGAgtataagtaaaggtttaggcggctaaattcatggccataattacctcgataaccagCAAAAGTTATCCTGAATTATGGGATGACGTGTGTTTGGggcattaaatacggagagacgtgcgtctaataaaccgtcagaaacttttcagagggggtCAGATAAATTTCCGCCAAAAAgaatgtttctaccaactttccggtgacacaaagttatgtcaccggaaagtagggggactatctttATAGGATAAAATATGTTATCTTAAGTAATTGCATAAGAGGGTGACACGTGGAGACGAAGGCAGAGGATAGCTAAGACCGAAGACAACTGTTCCATTTGTTACCGGAAAGGATGATGCTCATAAAGGTGCATTAAATGCCTGCCATCCGATAGCATTTATTGGAGAATATTCTACAATATTTAATACACTGCCCGTTATAAAGAATTTGTCATTCATGCTCactgttacacattcttcaatggacctcataattgacattaaagaagggcatgatcctaggactttattccctaggtgcaactataaatagtgaactctgttatcattgtaaaggacacgaattttctggcaaacttatgctataatcttttcaaagctttatacaattttaccttCTTACTTTTTAGTTTCATTACTATTGTTTccggaagccttgctcccggaacTACTGTTTCTGCTATTTCATCTTCATCTCAAGGTTAAGTATCgcatatttcttcaattcttttattatttcaagatcgaattaattcacttgtctagaaaatacgtataaattcaactgtaccgttttacgggtaaacaagtaGTGCCAAATAAAGTAAGTCTATCTTGAACAACTAagttataaatatgacatgcacatcttATATCAAAATAAATTCGCAAAATGTGGAGTTAATCTAGTTTTTAAAACTCCAATAGAAGAAGTGTTACTAGAAGCATTATCTaaagtaatagtaataattttgTTAGAAAGTCTATGAAAATCACAAATTTCTTTAATTTGTTTACAAATAAAAATACCAGTTTTCTGGtcatcaacaaatttataaccaataatgcATTTTTGCATATTTCCGTTGTTATCTATCCAATGACATGTAACTGTTAAGTAATCATAACCATTTACACTACAACCTATGTTAGAAGTGATAGAAACTCTACAATCTAAGTGGAAAAATAAATACCGtaaatattattgatattcatattgaaatttataaatatcacttcTAATAGTTGTTCTATGAAAACCTTGAAAAGTGGGATTATAGGTTTCTTGTATGTAACGAACACACCCGTCAGATGACAGAAAACTAAAAGGCAAACCCTCTACAGCAAGCATTTTTGCTATATCTTCTCTATCCTTTTTTTGGTCATAATGGAGAAGACCTCCCATCACAGGGTTAATTTGTGGTTGTACAGTATGAGAACTGTGCCCTGACTGAGTAGTATTTGTTTCAGAATGGGGACCCCCCTCCCTAGCAAGCCAAACATCTTTGTGCTTAAGTTGCATATTCTTCATTAAATCTCCCGTTCTGCCAAGATcagatttatttttaaaaatttaattcttgtttacaaAGTTTACAAATAGCCTTTTCACTAGCCTTATCCTGTGTAAACCATTGCCAATAAATTTATCTTTTCTTACGTTCAACTGGTTCTCTAGTGGGAGGTACCGAAACATCAGCTCCCAACTGAGATTGACTCTAAGTTGGAGCTGCATAAGCAGGACTAGTAGGTGTTTCTAAGTTCTCTTCTTTCTCacttaaattattaaaattatcaTATTGTGCTTGTAGTGTTTCATGATATAGTGGGTGATAATTAACATTAACATCATGATATTCAGGAGTTTCATCTATGTGAGTGAAGTCGTCAACATGAGTAGGAGTACTAGAGCTAGTATTTCCcttattcaatttttttaaacACGTTTTTACTAGTTTAGGAGCCATTTCTATTaattaataactaaaataaaaacaaataccaacacaagtataacaaaaataaatgcaaaaatCAATAAGAGTTGGAACGAATGTACCAAACACCGACGTATAATTGATGTCGATGGAAGAAAATTGCTCCAACTAGTAATGTAGTGCCAAAAAACATATACGCCACCAAATACTTGATGTTGATGCTTGAAAAGTTATACCAAAATAATTGAGTGCTATAAATGTTAATTGCAATTAGAGACAGAGAGAGATAGAGAATTAGAGAGATAgagtttttaaataaaaattgaaagaataaaatggggtatttatagttttaaaaTAGGGCTAAAGTGTATTTGAACAAACTTAGGGGTTATAAATATAAATTAAGGGGTAGGGGGCTAAGGAGGCAAAAGTAGTCGTTGTTGGCCGTtgccaactgtcacgacccaaaatccaactagtcttgatgacacctaacccaacttgctaggtaagtcaattaacaacaatccaattcaaatgagatttactaaaataagaataaatgatgaaatagctgaacttttatacaacaactcaagaacttgtagtacaaatcatgagcttcgaagacttagagtttacaaagctggtatgaaataaatacatcatctgttcgaaatgtacataaacagatttataaatctaaagctacaaaGAACAAAAGGgagctataaccggaacgcatgtacatcttcaatgccagctcctgccaaatgcagcaacatcagctccaaaatctgcacgcaaggtgcaaaagtgtagtatgagtatcaccgaccccatgtactcagtaagtaagaaacctaaccttaggttgaaagcagtgacgagctcgggAGAAGGTCAAAGTCCAACAGCAAAgaccaagaacaactcgtaacaatataatgaaaaaagtaccaagtaataactcaaagttATTATGCTCAGcttgttcacagttacggaaaacaggcatgcttttcaggtataacagtaaaacccaattctttcaccgaaatcaccaaaatataaatatattagaaaaccgtaattttttccaaaatcttttaacaacagataagatatttcattcacatatagcatgaggaaaatacatctctacacctatatgtcaatgtgcatatgaagtcatgaatgtcacaataccgtatagcatgagaaaatgcatctttatgcctacatgccaagtatgcatgtcaaatataaTGCATCACGCTGATAAATTCATGTACTcgcactcttagagtactcagtCTCATTatctcacactcaatcactcggcacactcagtcactcggtACACTCGATCACTCAACActcggtacctgcgctcactacttgtatgtcagactccggaggggcgaatcctgc containing:
- the LOC138905822 gene encoding uncharacterized protein; this translates as MDPGMPHALRDLKRYFSSPLLLSKSMEYETLLIYLAVLEVAVSAILVREDKGTQSLIYYVSRILTGVETRYPHLEKLVLALVVIARKLRPYIQCHPMAVVTTFPLRNILHKPELSGRLAKWAVGMSKFDIEYKSRIAINPQVLADFVADFSPGLFPLATKEAMIVSESTSRVWTLFTDGASNVNDPELGIILTMPPGETLRDWERGTSSSRIDAAGGDDVAVAGGRIGEEGDKADGVEG